The following coding sequences are from one Pigmentibacter sp. JX0631 window:
- a CDS encoding acyl-CoA thioesterase, with product MQDSILLFDQTIEPRWCDFDMYNHLTSSKYIDLSIEARYTYFKNQIHKMPGMQLVTKSVQVDYKKPIYFSESINLKLYLLELSAVSFVLQTQFLVNNSINAIVITKLVTIMDNKIIKIPELFMNKLTGIK from the coding sequence GTGCAAGATTCAATTTTACTTTTTGATCAAACTATTGAGCCTAGATGGTGTGACTTTGATATGTACAACCATCTAACTAGTTCAAAATATATTGATTTATCTATTGAAGCAAGATACACATACTTTAAAAATCAAATACATAAAATGCCAGGAATGCAATTAGTCACGAAATCTGTTCAGGTAGACTATAAAAAACCAATTTATTTTTCTGAAAGTATAAATTTAAAATTATACTTGTTAGAACTTTCAGCAGTTTCATTTGTATTGCAAACGCAATTTTTAGTAAACAATAGTATAAATGCAATAGTAATAACAAAGCTTGTAACTATTATGGATAATAAAATTATTAAAATTCCAGAACTTTTTATGAATAAGTTAACAGGAATAAAGTAA
- a CDS encoding chitinase produces the protein MPKNLFAKLLFLIFFLKFSLNTFAQEAKISANNYFSPYNDVTVNAVWSDWQYFPQGRPADLLPISQQTNTKAYTLAFIQAVGNSCKAAWAGTESLSVQNKWGIYLTNQLITNSIKYFISLGGASGTDLSITCSTVDNLTKEYENIISTYLPNGLDFDLEGALLANRSALTKLLFAVKQIQNEHPNILISFTLPTMPDGLTADGQWLLNLAAKLNIKYKVNIMTMDYGYNYDQNMANYAIQAANSLYLFLEKIYPKFSASQIWNLIELTPMIGLNDVRSENFTLTDAYNLTIFAKQNNLGGLHMWSVSRDKPCTLDYVSINCSSLNNQKSNYEYMKIFANFQNLSYIN, from the coding sequence ATGCCCAAAAATTTATTTGCAAAATTATTATTTTTAATTTTCTTCTTAAAATTTTCCCTAAATACCTTTGCTCAAGAAGCAAAGATAAGTGCTAATAACTATTTTTCTCCTTACAATGACGTCACTGTAAACGCAGTGTGGTCGGATTGGCAATACTTTCCGCAAGGCCGACCAGCAGATCTTCTGCCTATTTCTCAACAAACCAATACAAAAGCTTACACCCTCGCTTTTATTCAGGCGGTAGGAAACTCATGTAAGGCCGCTTGGGCAGGAACGGAATCTTTATCTGTACAAAATAAATGGGGTATTTATTTAACAAATCAACTTATAACAAATTCAATAAAATATTTTATTTCTTTAGGAGGAGCGAGTGGCACAGACTTAAGTATAACCTGCTCAACTGTGGATAACTTAACTAAAGAATATGAAAATATAATTTCAACCTACCTGCCAAATGGACTTGACTTTGATCTTGAGGGGGCACTTCTTGCAAATCGTTCTGCCTTAACAAAGCTACTATTTGCAGTAAAACAAATTCAAAATGAGCATCCTAATATTTTAATTTCTTTTACCTTACCAACAATGCCAGACGGACTCACTGCTGATGGTCAATGGTTATTAAATTTAGCTGCAAAATTAAACATTAAATATAAAGTAAATATTATGACTATGGATTATGGCTATAATTACGATCAAAATATGGCTAATTATGCTATTCAAGCTGCAAATAGTTTATATCTTTTTTTAGAGAAAATTTATCCTAAATTTTCTGCTTCTCAGATTTGGAATCTGATTGAATTAACACCGATGATAGGTTTAAATGACGTTCGTTCTGAAAATTTTACTTTAACTGATGCATATAATTTAACAATATTTGCAAAACAAAATAACTTAGGTGGGTTGCATATGTGGTCTGTTTCAAGAGATAAGCCATGTACACTGGATTATGTCTCAATAAATTGCTCAAGTTTAAACAATCAAAAGTCTAATTATGAATACATGAAAATTTTTGCAAACTTTCAAAATCTTTCTTATATTAATTAA
- the nrfD gene encoding NrfD/PsrC family molybdoenzyme membrane anchor subunit, translating into MEHSVELQGRDPVDKRPALVTGKDPSFHMVTQTVAPLAGRKVGPGWHIAFLLSSLGVGLLTVSLAYLFWEGIGTWGNNNRVDWAWDITNFVFWIEIAHAGTLISAILLLFRQKWRTSINRLAEGMTIFAVMAAAIFPAVHIGRPWFAYWLFPLPNQMSMWNNFKSPLEWDVFAVNTYLSIGVIFWFVGMIPDFATLRDNAKSKIGKFAYGLVALGWTGSARQWVNYERACILLAGIATPAVFSTAGIVSLDFATSILPGWHATIFPPYFIAGAIFSGFCLCLNLLIMVRSIFNFKDLVTARHIEICAKFILFTSIIMAYVYIIEFFTVFYSGNPYERFWNWNRIFGPYGWAYWSMVILNIAIPQTFWFKKARNNIIWLFVAAILINIGMWLERFVLIVTTLSRTFMPSSWGYFIPSFWDISLFIGSIGLFFFLFCLFVRFLPMINMAEVKSVMPQADPHSKH; encoded by the coding sequence ATGGAACATTCGGTTGAACTTCAAGGCAGGGACCCCGTCGATAAAAGACCTGCTCTTGTAACTGGAAAAGATCCTTCTTTTCATATGGTAACTCAAACTGTTGCCCCCCTTGCAGGACGCAAAGTAGGACCTGGCTGGCATATTGCTTTTTTATTGTCTTCCCTTGGTGTTGGACTTTTAACTGTTTCACTTGCATATCTATTCTGGGAAGGAATTGGAACCTGGGGAAACAATAACAGAGTTGACTGGGCGTGGGATATTACAAACTTTGTTTTTTGGATTGAAATTGCCCATGCAGGAACACTTATTTCAGCAATTCTCCTATTGTTCCGGCAAAAATGGCGGACATCAATAAACCGTTTAGCTGAAGGGATGACTATTTTTGCAGTAATGGCCGCAGCAATTTTTCCGGCTGTACATATTGGTCGTCCGTGGTTTGCCTATTGGCTATTTCCCTTACCAAACCAAATGTCAATGTGGAATAACTTTAAAAGTCCGCTTGAATGGGACGTTTTTGCTGTAAATACTTACTTAAGCATAGGTGTAATTTTTTGGTTTGTTGGTATGATTCCAGACTTTGCTACATTAAGAGACAATGCGAAATCGAAAATTGGTAAATTTGCTTACGGACTCGTTGCCTTAGGCTGGACAGGTTCAGCGCGCCAATGGGTAAATTATGAAAGAGCGTGTATTTTACTTGCAGGCATTGCAACTCCAGCCGTTTTCTCTACTGCTGGAATCGTTTCTTTAGACTTTGCAACTTCTATTTTACCAGGCTGGCATGCTACAATTTTCCCCCCCTATTTTATTGCTGGAGCTATTTTTTCTGGATTTTGTTTGTGCTTAAACCTATTAATTATGGTTCGCTCCATTTTTAATTTTAAAGATTTAGTAACTGCAAGACACATAGAAATTTGCGCAAAATTTATTTTGTTTACTAGCATCATTATGGCTTATGTTTATATTATAGAATTTTTTACCGTGTTTTATAGTGGAAATCCTTACGAACGCTTTTGGAACTGGAATCGTATTTTTGGACCATATGGCTGGGCTTATTGGTCTATGGTCATTCTGAATATCGCTATTCCGCAAACTTTCTGGTTTAAAAAAGCTCGGAATAATATTATTTGGCTTTTCGTCGCTGCTATTTTAATCAATATCGGGATGTGGCTTGAAAGATTTGTTCTAATAGTAACAACTTTAAGTCGTACGTTTATGCCAAGCTCTTGGGGTTACTTTATTCCATCATTTTGGGATATTTCTTTGTTTATCGGTTCCATAGGTTTGTTTTTCTTTCTCTTCTGTTTGTTTGTTAGATTTTTGCCAATGATAAATATGGCTGAAGTAAAATCTGTCATGCCCCAAGCAGATCCACACTCTAAGCATTAA
- a CDS encoding APC family permease, translating to MTPKRNIGLWGVTLAAIGSMVGSGWLFGPLYAAQMAGPAAIMSWLIGGFFFVFIILVFCELAAMFPIMGGLTSYSFFTHGKFTGIITGWIYFLCFATIVPIEALAVIQYASTYIPTLTVTDAAGKHELSIIGYISAAFTLFIMIFINRFSIKFLTNTNSLATIWKLLVPLGIAIVFISHSNSNFGNLTQTQGFLPYGFEGIMSSLSVGGIIFAFGGFQSGIILAGETQNPQRNIPLATITALVIVTILYVLIQLSFIVAVPNHLLHDGWRQLNFTGDLGPFAGLAIGLGLTFIGILLYIDAIISPFGTGLIMTSTTARVMHGLGTMDAAPKFVTKLNKNGAPENSLWLSFVVGLILIFPFPGWKEMAAFLTSSYVMTLSVTPIALVVLREKYPQYKRPFKLPFYRVIALTAFSICGLMMHWIGFSVLIRLTGIILFLIALYSFLLYRKRKSQLKTLDLKGCIWILIYLMGFTLINYFSVFGNGIGTMSTLKSNIIAVIFSIVVFFIGCKFSLNKQQIIKNIHEIKD from the coding sequence GTGACACCAAAAAGAAATATAGGTTTATGGGGAGTTACTTTAGCTGCAATTGGCAGCATGGTTGGCTCTGGTTGGTTATTTGGTCCACTCTATGCAGCACAAATGGCTGGCCCTGCAGCAATTATGTCTTGGCTAATTGGCGGTTTTTTCTTTGTATTTATTATCTTAGTTTTTTGTGAATTAGCTGCAATGTTTCCTATTATGGGAGGCTTAACTAGTTATTCATTTTTTACGCACGGAAAATTTACTGGAATTATTACTGGTTGGATTTATTTTCTTTGTTTTGCAACCATTGTTCCAATTGAAGCTTTAGCGGTCATTCAATATGCAAGCACTTATATTCCAACTCTTACCGTAACAGATGCCGCTGGTAAACATGAGTTATCAATCATAGGATATATTTCTGCTGCTTTTACTTTGTTTATCATGATATTTATCAATAGATTTTCAATTAAGTTTTTAACAAATACCAATTCTTTAGCAACAATCTGGAAACTTCTTGTTCCTTTAGGAATTGCGATAGTTTTTATTTCACATAGCAATAGTAATTTTGGGAATTTAACTCAAACACAAGGTTTTTTACCATATGGATTTGAAGGCATTATGTCGAGCCTTTCTGTAGGTGGAATTATTTTTGCTTTTGGTGGTTTTCAAAGTGGAATTATTTTAGCTGGAGAAACCCAAAACCCGCAGAGAAATATCCCTCTCGCAACAATAACTGCTTTAGTTATTGTAACAATTTTATATGTCCTTATTCAATTATCATTTATTGTTGCGGTGCCAAACCATCTCTTACATGATGGCTGGAGACAATTAAATTTTACCGGAGATCTTGGTCCGTTCGCAGGATTAGCTATTGGTTTGGGTCTCACGTTCATTGGTATTTTATTATATATTGATGCTATTATTTCACCATTTGGCACAGGTTTGATAATGACATCGACTACTGCGCGTGTAATGCATGGTTTAGGCACAATGGATGCTGCTCCCAAATTTGTAACAAAATTAAATAAAAATGGAGCACCTGAAAATTCATTATGGTTATCTTTTGTAGTTGGATTAATCCTTATTTTTCCTTTTCCAGGTTGGAAAGAGATGGCTGCATTTTTAACCTCTTCCTACGTAATGACATTATCTGTGACACCAATTGCATTAGTTGTTTTAAGGGAAAAATATCCTCAATATAAAAGGCCATTTAAGCTTCCTTTCTATAGAGTAATTGCACTAACAGCGTTTTCGATTTGCGGCCTTATGATGCATTGGATAGGTTTTTCTGTGTTAATCCGTTTAACTGGAATTATTCTATTTTTAATCGCTTTATATTCTTTTTTACTTTATAGAAAAAGAAAAAGTCAATTAAAAACTTTAGACTTAAAAGGATGTATTTGGATACTCATTTACTTAATGGGATTTACTTTGATAAACTACTTTTCTGTTTTTGGAAATGGTATTGGAACGATGAGCACTTTAAAAAGCAATATCATCGCTGTTATTTTTAGTATTGTAGTATTTTTTATTGGCTGTAAATTTTCCTTAAATAAACAACAAATAATAAAAAATATTCATGAAATAAAAGATTAG
- a CDS encoding proline dehydrogenase family protein, with protein sequence MGSIPFYAKRFVSGSNFEEAFNIVEKLNQKKISVTLDVLGENIKEKNQALKFTEEYDLLLKRIAEQKLDSYVSVKLTMLGLDIDHEFCFENLCKILKTADQFNCRVALDMEGTDYTERTLAMYERAAKDFSSPEIVLQAYLHRTENDINRVIAANGKLRLCKGAYKEPVEKALQKMPQIVENYKKLIQKLLVDGKRVCIASHDDEIIDFCMQFIEKNNIPKDRYEFQMLYGMREKTWSRIREKGHNMTIYVPYGEDWQAYYSRRLTERKENVFFVLKNLFKS encoded by the coding sequence ATGGGAAGCATACCATTTTACGCAAAAAGATTTGTATCTGGCTCTAATTTTGAAGAAGCTTTTAACATAGTTGAAAAATTAAACCAAAAAAAAATATCTGTTACTTTGGATGTTCTTGGTGAAAATATAAAAGAAAAAAACCAAGCTCTAAAATTTACCGAAGAATATGACTTATTATTAAAACGCATTGCTGAACAAAAACTTGATAGTTACGTTTCTGTTAAATTAACTATGCTTGGACTTGATATTGATCACGAATTTTGTTTTGAGAACTTATGTAAAATTCTAAAAACAGCAGATCAATTTAATTGCAGAGTTGCTTTAGACATGGAAGGAACTGACTATACTGAAAGAACTTTAGCAATGTATGAACGTGCAGCAAAAGATTTTTCAAGTCCTGAAATTGTATTGCAAGCTTATTTACATAGAACTGAAAATGACATTAATAGAGTAATTGCTGCTAATGGAAAATTGAGACTTTGCAAAGGTGCCTATAAAGAACCCGTCGAAAAAGCTCTTCAAAAAATGCCTCAAATTGTAGAAAATTATAAAAAACTCATTCAAAAACTACTTGTTGATGGCAAAAGAGTTTGTATTGCAAGTCATGATGATGAAATAATTGATTTTTGCATGCAATTCATTGAAAAAAATAACATTCCAAAAGATCGTTATGAATTTCAAATGCTCTATGGGATGCGTGAAAAAACTTGGTCAAGAATTCGAGAAAAAGGCCACAATATGACAATTTATGTTCCTTATGGCGAAGATTGGCAAGCTTATTATTCAAGAAGGCTAACTGAAAGAAAAGAAAATGTATTTTTTGTTTTAAAAAATTTATTTAAATCATAA
- the ppdK gene encoding pyruvate, phosphate dikinase translates to MKLVFFFGGGLADGNASMKSELGGKGANLAEMTLLKLPVPAGFTISTKVCLDYLHDNASFSPELKEQVLEALKKTEKIMEAKFADIENPLLVSVRSGARVSMPGMMDTVLNLGLNTVTVEALAKKTQNPKFAYDSYRRFIQMYSNVVKELETHHMEDALENYKNQRGLNEDTELSAEDLIEICNIFRQIYVKHFHEPFPEDPSEQLWSSIAAVFKSWNCARAKKYREIHSIPNDWGTAVNICSMVYGNMGDQSGTGVCFTRDPSTGENIFYGEYLLNAQGEDVVAGIRTPKNLNLLEKEMPHVYEQLLEVRDKLENHYRDVQDIEFTIQQGKLYLLQTRNAKRTTQAALKIAIDLANEGKISRQEALLKVNPQDLDKLLHPTLDPRAHKQVIAKGLPASPGAVSGRAVFSAVEAESWAARGEQVILVRDETSPEDIGGMYASQGFLTARGGMTSHAAVVARQMGKCCVAGCSSLSISQIHKSVRVAGIEIMEGDWMTLDGSTGEVMLGKVETKNAELSSDFVTFMAWAKEYRTMRVRANADTPRDAAFARNFGAEGIGLCRTEHMFFDENRLPFVRQMILAKNIQERKEALEKLRPFQRDDFVAILSAMENLPVTIRLLDPPLHEFLPHTDKDMMTLSNQLGLSADDIKQRVKSLHEANPMLGHRGCRLGISHPEIYEMQVKAIVEAVEICKNQGKKVLPEIMIPLVGIQQELEWLRNRLQKIAPHFPFGTMIEVPRAALIADKIAIQADFFSFGTNDLTQTTYGFSRDDSAPFLRVYKQEGILVEDPFASLDQEGVGRLVELACELGRKQKPEIKLGICGEHGGEPSSVKFCHKIGLNYVSCSPFRIPIAMLAAAQASISQNFG, encoded by the coding sequence ATGAAATTAGTTTTCTTTTTTGGTGGTGGTTTAGCTGATGGAAATGCTTCTATGAAATCAGAGCTTGGTGGTAAAGGAGCAAATTTAGCTGAAATGACACTTTTGAAGCTGCCAGTTCCTGCAGGTTTCACCATTTCTACAAAAGTATGTTTGGATTATCTGCATGATAATGCTTCTTTTTCTCCTGAACTAAAAGAACAAGTTCTTGAAGCCTTGAAAAAGACTGAAAAAATAATGGAAGCTAAATTTGCTGACATTGAAAATCCTCTCCTTGTTAGTGTTCGTTCTGGGGCAAGAGTTTCCATGCCGGGTATGATGGATACTGTTTTAAACTTAGGACTAAATACAGTCACTGTGGAAGCATTGGCTAAAAAAACTCAAAACCCTAAGTTTGCGTATGATTCCTATAGAAGATTTATCCAGATGTATTCAAATGTTGTAAAAGAACTTGAAACACATCATATGGAAGATGCTTTAGAAAACTATAAAAATCAACGGGGTTTGAACGAAGATACAGAATTATCTGCCGAAGACTTAATAGAAATATGTAATATTTTTAGACAAATATACGTTAAGCATTTTCATGAACCGTTTCCAGAAGATCCATCAGAACAACTTTGGTCTTCCATTGCTGCCGTATTTAAGAGTTGGAATTGTGCAAGAGCTAAGAAATATAGAGAAATTCACTCTATTCCAAATGATTGGGGTACTGCAGTTAATATATGCTCGATGGTTTATGGAAATATGGGAGATCAATCAGGAACGGGGGTTTGCTTCACAAGAGATCCATCGACTGGGGAAAACATATTTTATGGAGAATATCTCTTAAACGCTCAAGGTGAAGATGTTGTAGCTGGTATTCGAACTCCTAAAAATTTGAATTTATTAGAAAAAGAAATGCCTCATGTTTATGAACAGCTTTTAGAAGTGCGGGACAAGTTAGAAAATCATTACAGAGACGTTCAAGATATCGAGTTTACCATTCAACAAGGGAAACTTTATTTACTCCAAACAAGAAACGCAAAAAGAACAACCCAAGCTGCATTAAAAATTGCAATAGATTTAGCTAACGAAGGTAAAATTTCAAGGCAGGAAGCCTTATTAAAAGTAAATCCCCAAGATTTGGATAAATTACTTCATCCAACACTCGATCCAAGAGCGCATAAGCAAGTCATTGCTAAAGGATTACCTGCATCTCCGGGAGCTGTTTCTGGTAGAGCTGTATTTTCTGCAGTGGAAGCTGAAAGCTGGGCCGCTAGGGGAGAGCAAGTCATTCTTGTTCGGGATGAAACCTCGCCAGAAGATATTGGGGGCATGTACGCTTCTCAAGGGTTTCTGACAGCAAGGGGTGGAATGACTTCGCATGCAGCTGTTGTTGCCAGACAGATGGGAAAATGTTGTGTAGCAGGTTGTTCTTCTTTAAGTATTTCACAAATCCATAAATCAGTCAGAGTTGCTGGTATTGAAATTATGGAAGGTGATTGGATGACCTTGGATGGTTCAACTGGTGAGGTTATGCTTGGGAAAGTTGAAACAAAAAATGCTGAGCTCAGTTCTGATTTTGTTACATTCATGGCTTGGGCGAAGGAATATCGTACGATGCGTGTCAGAGCAAATGCGGATACTCCAAGAGATGCAGCCTTTGCGAGAAATTTTGGTGCTGAAGGGATTGGTTTGTGCAGAACTGAACATATGTTTTTTGATGAAAATAGATTGCCATTTGTGAGACAAATGATCCTTGCAAAAAATATTCAAGAACGGAAAGAAGCGTTAGAAAAATTGCGACCTTTTCAACGAGATGATTTTGTTGCAATTTTAAGTGCCATGGAGAATCTACCGGTAACTATTAGACTTCTTGATCCGCCTTTACATGAATTTTTACCGCACACTGACAAGGACATGATGACCCTTTCAAATCAATTGGGACTATCGGCTGATGATATAAAGCAAAGAGTTAAAAGTTTGCACGAAGCAAATCCAATGTTAGGACACAGAGGGTGTCGTTTAGGAATATCACATCCAGAAATTTATGAAATGCAGGTTAAAGCAATAGTAGAAGCTGTTGAAATTTGTAAAAATCAAGGGAAAAAAGTGTTACCAGAAATTATGATTCCTTTGGTTGGTATTCAGCAAGAACTTGAATGGTTAAGAAATAGATTGCAAAAAATAGCGCCACATTTTCCTTTTGGAACTATGATTGAAGTCCCTAGGGCTGCATTAATAGCTGATAAAATAGCGATTCAAGCCGATTTTTTCAGTTTTGGAACAAATGATTTAACTCAAACTACTTACGGATTTAGTAGAGATGACTCTGCTCCTTTTTTAAGGGTGTATAAGCAAGAGGGTATTTTAGTCGAAGATCCTTTTGCTTCTCTTGATCAAGAAGGTGTAGGGCGACTTGTTGAGTTAGCTTGTGAGCTTGGTAGAAAACAAAAACCAGAAATTAAATTGGGAATTTGTGGTGAGCATGGTGGAGAGCCTTCTAGTGTTAAGTTTTGTCATAAAATTGGGTTAAACTATGTAAGTTGCTCACCTTTTCGGATACCTATAGCCATGCTTGCAGCGGCACAAGCTTCAATTTCACAAAATTTTGGATAA
- a CDS encoding sugar MFS transporter — translation MVSAVKFPQPNQHNVVQNQQSHTFAIGVVSTLFFLFGFITCLNDILVPHLKEVFNLTNTEASMVQFTFFGAYFLISIPASKLISKYGYKLSFIIGLGLTTLGCLSFFISADYMFYTFFLGGLFILASGIVILQVAANPYLTILGGPEKASSRLIFAQGLNSLGTTLAPLLGSRILSDTNPAEGIVKTQEELIKAAHAVEIPYLGLAAFAILIAVALAFYKFPANKPAKSTLTSHEESQFKLFDYPSLVLGVIGIFVYVGAEVSIGSIMVNFISSSEIGNMSHQKAAQLLTYYWGGAMVGRFIGAFVTTKVKPHKVLFVHAIAAALLVTVTVFATGHLAMYSIIAVGFFNSIMFPTIFVLCTQSIGKYMEKASGIICVAIVGGALIPPLQAFVVDHINIHISYIVPLICYLYIAFFALKVKSKV, via the coding sequence ATGGTTTCTGCTGTGAAGTTTCCTCAGCCAAATCAGCATAATGTTGTGCAAAATCAGCAAAGTCACACATTTGCCATTGGTGTTGTTTCAACTCTGTTTTTCCTTTTTGGTTTTATTACATGCTTGAATGATATTCTTGTACCGCATTTAAAAGAAGTTTTTAATTTAACAAACACAGAAGCTTCAATGGTGCAGTTTACCTTTTTTGGAGCTTATTTTTTAATTTCTATCCCTGCAAGTAAACTTATTTCTAAATATGGTTATAAGCTCAGCTTTATTATTGGTCTTGGATTAACGACCCTAGGTTGTTTGTCATTTTTTATTTCTGCTGATTATATGTTTTACACTTTCTTTTTGGGTGGACTATTTATTCTAGCAAGCGGAATAGTAATTTTACAAGTGGCGGCAAATCCTTATTTAACTATTTTGGGTGGACCTGAAAAAGCATCAAGTAGGCTGATATTTGCGCAAGGATTAAATTCTTTAGGGACAACACTTGCTCCTTTATTGGGGTCAAGAATACTATCAGATACTAATCCGGCCGAAGGTATTGTAAAAACTCAAGAAGAACTTATTAAAGCTGCTCATGCAGTAGAAATTCCTTATTTAGGTTTAGCGGCTTTTGCAATTTTAATAGCTGTAGCTCTAGCCTTTTATAAGTTTCCAGCTAATAAACCTGCTAAAAGTACTTTAACTTCGCATGAAGAATCCCAATTTAAATTATTTGATTATCCAAGTTTAGTGCTGGGTGTAATAGGAATTTTCGTTTATGTTGGAGCAGAGGTTTCTATTGGTAGTATCATGGTTAACTTCATTTCTTCCTCTGAAATTGGTAATATGAGTCACCAAAAAGCGGCGCAATTATTAACTTATTATTGGGGTGGAGCAATGGTAGGACGTTTTATTGGAGCTTTTGTTACAACAAAAGTAAAACCACATAAAGTTTTATTTGTTCATGCCATAGCGGCAGCACTTTTGGTAACTGTAACTGTGTTTGCTACAGGTCATTTGGCAATGTATAGCATCATAGCAGTAGGCTTTTTCAACTCTATTATGTTCCCAACGATATTTGTTCTTTGTACACAATCAATAGGGAAATACATGGAAAAAGCTTCTGGTATTATCTGTGTTGCTATTGTTGGCGGCGCCCTTATCCCACCGCTACAAGCATTTGTTGTCGATCATATCAACATTCATATCAGCTATATTGTTCCATTAATTTGCTACTTGTATATAGCTTTCTTTGCTTTAAAGGTGAAATCAAAAGTTTAG
- a CDS encoding FeoA family protein: MFPPSHLKHQNEISSSDPLVNNLKIPVVPLSELKKGEKAEVIKITEEYLNEKHTLPKGELERRLLEMGFVEGTELTIQHEGFVGKDPIAVLLRSCSLVAIRRKEAQAILVRKLN; the protein is encoded by the coding sequence ATGTTTCCCCCTTCTCATCTGAAGCATCAGAATGAAATATCTTCTTCTGATCCATTGGTAAATAATTTAAAAATACCAGTTGTTCCTTTATCTGAATTAAAAAAAGGGGAAAAAGCTGAAGTAATAAAAATTACTGAAGAATATTTAAATGAAAAACATACTCTTCCTAAAGGTGAGCTTGAAAGGCGTTTATTGGAAATGGGTTTTGTTGAAGGAACTGAGCTCACAATTCAACATGAAGGGTTTGTTGGGAAAGATCCAATTGCTGTGTTGCTTCGTTCCTGTTCACTTGTTGCTATTCGCCGTAAAGAAGCACAAGCTATTTTAGTAAGAAAGCTTAATTAA